From Deltaproteobacteria bacterium, the proteins below share one genomic window:
- a CDS encoding OmpH family outer membrane protein: MRKAGIILVAAAVVAVFAGTSLAEGLRVAIIDVNKILNDSEAGQAAKKKMEARYEELKKTIDVKQEEARKIKEEIDKRKVMVGKEKLKEKEDALQAKLNELRQLTQEGEREMQTRQGELTRDVLKSVEAKVDVVVKADKLDLVLEKSAGVVHYNASMDITQRVLAMVDADGKAAPEKKATPKK; this comes from the coding sequence ATGCGGAAAGCGGGAATCATCCTGGTAGCGGCGGCAGTCGTGGCGGTCTTCGCGGGGACATCCCTCGCGGAAGGGCTGCGGGTGGCGATCATCGACGTCAACAAGATCCTCAACGACTCCGAGGCGGGGCAGGCGGCGAAGAAGAAGATGGAAGCCCGGTACGAGGAGTTGAAAAAAACGATCGACGTGAAGCAGGAAGAGGCGCGCAAGATCAAGGAAGAGATCGACAAGCGGAAGGTGATGGTGGGCAAGGAGAAGCTCAAGGAGAAGGAGGACGCCCTCCAGGCGAAGCTGAACGAGCTGCGCCAGTTGACCCAGGAGGGGGAGCGGGAGATGCAGACCCGGCAGGGCGAGCTCACCCGCGATGTTCTCAAGTCGGTTGAGGCGAAGGTCGACGTCGTCGTGAAGGCGGACAAGCTCGATCTCGTCCTCGAGAAGTCGGCGGGGGTGGTCCATTACAACGCGTCGATGGACATCACGCAGCGGGTCCTGGCCATGGTGGACGCGGACGGCAAGGCGGCGCCGGAGAAAAAGGCGACGCCGAAGAAATAA
- the lpxD gene encoding UDP-3-O-(3-hydroxymyristoyl)glucosamine N-acyltransferase, whose product MGNKFLLSVLAGKIGARLEGPDAEVCGIAGVDEAGPGQVTFLSNPKYARAARETKASAIIARQPIPGAGCAFLLTPDPYLAFACAIEQFHPPVRLAAGVSALASVDPTAVLGKEVHVGPFAVVAEGAVVGDRVTLHPGAYVGKGAVVGEDTVLHPRVTLYEGVRVGKRVLLHAGCVIGSDGFGFAPTPQGYRKIPHVGTVEIGDDVEIGANTTIDRAVLGVTRVGPGTKLDNLIQVGHNVEIGRDTVIAAQVGIAGSARIGNRVMIGGQSGLAGHLEVGDGVMLGAKTGVAVSLSANENRAWSGVPAMPHRTWLKMVTLLPRLPELFRRVMRLEGGKPAEGEE is encoded by the coding sequence GTGGGAAATAAGTTCCTCCTCTCGGTTCTGGCGGGAAAGATCGGGGCCCGGCTCGAGGGGCCGGACGCCGAAGTGTGCGGGATCGCCGGGGTGGACGAGGCCGGGCCGGGGCAGGTCACCTTCCTGTCGAACCCGAAGTACGCCCGTGCGGCCCGCGAGACGAAGGCGTCCGCGATCATCGCCAGGCAGCCGATCCCCGGCGCCGGGTGCGCGTTCCTGCTGACGCCGGATCCGTACCTCGCCTTCGCCTGCGCCATCGAGCAGTTCCACCCGCCGGTGCGCCTTGCCGCGGGCGTCTCCGCGCTGGCCAGCGTCGATCCGACCGCCGTGCTGGGAAAGGAGGTCCACGTCGGGCCCTTCGCCGTCGTCGCCGAGGGAGCGGTCGTCGGGGACCGGGTCACGCTGCACCCCGGGGCGTACGTCGGGAAGGGGGCCGTCGTCGGTGAGGACACCGTTCTTCACCCGCGGGTCACCCTCTATGAAGGGGTGCGGGTCGGGAAGCGGGTGCTCCTGCACGCCGGCTGTGTGATCGGCAGCGACGGCTTCGGGTTCGCGCCGACGCCGCAGGGGTACCGGAAGATACCGCATGTGGGGACCGTCGAGATCGGGGACGACGTCGAGATCGGGGCGAACACCACGATCGACCGCGCCGTGCTCGGGGTCACCCGCGTCGGCCCCGGGACCAAGCTGGACAACCTGATCCAGGTGGGACACAACGTGGAGATCGGCCGGGACACGGTGATCGCCGCCCAGGTGGGGATCGCGGGCAGCGCCCGGATCGGGAACCGCGTGATGATCGGCGGGCAGTCGGGGCTGGCGGGGCATCTCGAGGTGGGCGACGGGGTGATGCTCGGCGCGAAGACCGGGGTGGCCGTCTCGCTCTCGGCGAACGAGAACCGGGCGTGGTCGGGAGTGCCCGCGATGCCCCACAGGACATGGCTGAAAATGGTGACGCTCCTGCCGAGGCTGCCGGAGCTCTTCCGGCGGGTCATGCGGCTGGAGGGCGGGAAGCCCGCGGAAGGGGAGGAGTGA